A genomic region of Metopolophium dirhodum isolate CAU chromosome 1, ASM1992520v1, whole genome shotgun sequence contains the following coding sequences:
- the LOC132936901 gene encoding uncharacterized protein LOC132936901, with product MFDFEKLISEVQSRPCLWDIGSNDYHDKPMKMLAWNSVAAAMYPNWEELSTAQKEEKAKDIKDKKWRHVRDNYMKYKNQEKNIKSGSAATKIKKKYHFANLLSFLTPNLDRRSTSGNFINDTQNVSDAQVSDTDEVVEDHENTLLDQEHPSQQLDMSLSAQNTPPSTSKKNKKNPKMTIFQSKLLDHLEKQELTDADELFLKSLLPQVKQLSDGKKLEFKMYVLKFFQNESYPQNNNYSYQTPIFNPQNNAQYFHSGYLNSYQHQQASSSHSSIDTLHHNIYPAPIPNQCPQLPSSENISAPYQPKQQHFPLHNPQDGNHHQM from the exons ATGTTCgactttgaaaaattaataagcgAAGTTCAGTCAAGGCCTTGCTTATGGGATATTGGCTCAAACGATTACCACGACAAGCCAATGAAAATGTTGGCATGGAATTCTGTGGCTGCCGCTATGTATCCGAATTGGGAAGAACTTTCAACGGCTCAAAAAGAGGAAAAAG caAAAGATATAAAGGACAAAAAATGGAGACATGTACGCGACaactatatgaaatataaaaaccaagagaaaaatattaaaagtggtTCTGCTGctacaaaaataaagaaaaaataccaCTTTGCTAATTTGTTATCGTTTTTGACACCAAATTTAGATAGAAGAag taccTCAGGAAATTTTATAAACGACACACAAAACGTATCAGATGCTCAGGTTTCGGATACAGATGAAGTGGTTGAAGATCATGAGAATACATTATTAGACCAAGAACACCCATCACAGCAACTGGATATGTCCTTAAGCGCACAGAACACCCCACCGAgtacttcaaaaaaaaataaaaaaaatccaaaaatgacTATTTTTCAGAGCAAACTATTGGATCACTTGGAAAAACAAGAATTAACTGACGCGGATGAACTTTTTTTGAAATCTTTACTTCCTCAAGTAAAACAATTAAGTGATggtaaaaaattagaatttaaaatgtacgtacttaaattttttcaaaatgaatcttatccacaaaataataattattcctatCAAACTCCAATATTTAATCCTCAGAATAATGCTCAATATTTTCATTCCGGGTATTTAAATTCATACCAACATCAACAAGCGTCTTCCTCACACAGTTCTATAGATACACTACACCACAACATATATCCTGCACCAATTCCAAATCAATGTCCTCAACTACCTTCTTCTGAAAACATATCTGCACCTTATCAACCAAAGCAACAACATTTTCCTCTGCATAATCCCCAAGATGGCAACCATCATCAAATGTAA
- the LOC132936902 gene encoding uncharacterized protein LOC132936902, producing the protein MSNKRLLKVLCAAEAAGELDEPTTSKRRYWVHPLNSDREKNNNFLEFYGNIRKHPEKFFEYYRMSVRSFDELLAKIRQHLTKEVTNMRNPLSPEVRLTVTIRYLSTGTCFKAMQFDFNIGKSTVAQIVKETCQICWTVLQPTEMSPPTTEQWLDIAEHFYTSTNFPNCLGSIDGKHIRCKNPQNSGSYFFNYKKYYSIILMAVVDSNLSFVCIDVGAFGRESDSNVFKQCPFGKKLYANQLNIPEPKCLPNTDDSPQPYVFVADEAFALHKNLLRPYPGRGLTNTRRIFNYRLSRARRTVECAFGVLSNKWRVLHTPLLVEPDFADDIIKACCILHNFVRKRDGYNFEDMDTSYLVDGLSNRGPGVRSQGIEVRDSYAEYFMGPGSVPFQYNKI; encoded by the exons ATGTCCAATAAAAGATTGTTGAAAGTGTTGTGTGCGGCAGAAGCTGCTGGAGAATTGGATGAACCTACTACTTCAAAACGAAGATACTGGGTACATCCCTTAAATTCTgatagagaaaaaaataataactttttagaattttatgGAAATATACGAAAGCACCCAGAAAAGTTTTTCGAGTATTATCGAATGTCGGTTAGGTCATTCGATGAACTCTTGGCTAAGATTCGTCAACATTTAACTAAAGAAGTTACTAACATGCGTAATCCTTTAAGTCCGGAGGTTAGACTGACGGTGACTATAAG atATCTGTCAACTGGAACTTGTTTTAAAGCTAtgcaatttgattttaatattgggAAGAGTACAGTAGCACAAATTGTCAAAGAAACTTGTCAAATTTGTTGGACAGTATTACAACCAACAGAAATGTCTCCGCCGACTACGGAACAATGGCTTGATATAGctgaacatttttatacaagTACGAACTTTCCTAATTGTCTCGGGAGTATCGACGGGAAACACATAAGGTGTAAAAATCCACAAAACTCAggttcatattttttcaattataagaaatattattctattattcttATGGCTGTAGTAGATTCAAATTTAAGTTTTGTTTGTATTGATGTCGGGGCATTTGGACGAGAATCTGATTCTAATGTGTTTAAGCAATGtccatttggaaaaaaattgtatgccaATCAGCTTAATATTCCCGAACCTAAGTGCTTACCAAATACCGATGACTCTCCTCAACCTTACGTTTTTGTTGCTGATGAAGCTTTTGCACTGCACAAAAATTTACTCAGACCATATCCAGGCCGTGGGCTTACAAATACTCGTCGTATATTCAATTATAGGCTTTCGAGAGCAAGAAGGACGGTTGAATGTGCATTTGGCGTACTTTCAAATAAGTGGAGAGTGTTACATACGCCACTATTGGTTGAACCAGATTTTGCGGACGACATCATAAAAGCTTGTTGTATACTACACAACTTTGTCCGCAAAAGAGATGGTTATAATTTCGAGGACATGGATACTAGCTATTTGGTAGATGGTTTATCTAATAGAGGACCGGGAGTACGATCTCAAGGAATTGAGGTCAGAGATTCTTATGCAGAGTATTTCATGGGACCAGGATCAGTACCATTCcagtataacaaaatataa